In Candidatus Defluviilinea proxima, a single genomic region encodes these proteins:
- a CDS encoding four helix bundle protein, whose translation MTYKFEQLDVWKLALDYVDIVYKLVEDFPRSEEHNLKSQIVRAATSIALNIAEGSQGQSDPEQSRFLGMAIRSLVETVACIQLIRRRGYLQDETLLNKAYEDSQTLARKLQSFRKSLSNHQYQVREDEITYGDDDII comes from the coding sequence ATGACTTATAAATTTGAGCAGTTGGATGTTTGGAAGTTGGCCTTAGACTATGTAGATATAGTTTACAAATTGGTGGAAGATTTCCCACGTAGCGAGGAGCACAACTTAAAATCTCAGATTGTTCGTGCCGCTACATCTATTGCTCTTAATATCGCAGAAGGTTCCCAAGGTCAGAGTGACCCCGAACAATCTCGTTTCCTTGGGATGGCAATTCGGTCACTGGTCGAAACAGTTGCCTGCATACAACTTATTCGCCGTAGAGGATATTTGCAGGATGAAACTTTACTGAACAAGGCTTACGAAGACTCTCAGACACTTGCTAGAAAACTGCAATCTTTCCGAAAGTCCCTGTCTAATCATCAATACCAAGTTCGTGAAGATGAAATCACATATGGAGATGATGACATCATATAG
- the pstA gene encoding phosphate ABC transporter permease PstA produces MKHIFSRNRHLVQRIGFTGITLMAILTVTPIIATVIYILIQGVPAISIEFLTGFPHDGMRAGGILPAIVGTLYLTLGTAVFSVPLGIAAAIYLSEYAADTTLTRTIRIAIINLAGIPSVVYGLFGLGLFVLFLKFGTSILAASLTLSIMTLPVIISTAEESLRSVPQGFRTVSISLGATRWQTIRRIVLKEALPGILTGVILGLERAAGETAPILFTGAAFFLPRLPHSPFDATMALPYHLFVISTQVPEMPIKIQYGTALVLLAFVLTMNLIATIIRSRARAKRQW; encoded by the coding sequence ATGAAACATATCTTTTCTCGCAATCGTCATCTCGTGCAACGCATCGGCTTCACAGGCATTACCTTAATGGCGATCCTTACGGTCACCCCGATCATCGCCACAGTGATCTATATTCTTATACAAGGCGTGCCCGCCATTTCGATAGAGTTCCTTACCGGCTTTCCCCATGATGGTATGCGTGCAGGCGGCATTCTGCCCGCCATTGTTGGTACGCTCTATCTCACACTTGGAACAGCCGTTTTCTCAGTTCCGCTCGGAATTGCGGCGGCCATTTATCTCTCTGAATACGCGGCAGATACAACTCTCACACGCACGATCCGCATTGCGATCATCAATCTGGCAGGTATTCCATCCGTTGTGTATGGGTTGTTCGGATTGGGCTTGTTCGTGCTCTTCTTAAAATTCGGTACATCGATTCTAGCGGCTTCTCTTACTCTGTCTATTATGACTTTGCCGGTCATCATCAGCACAGCGGAGGAATCACTACGCTCCGTTCCACAAGGGTTTCGCACGGTGAGCATTTCTTTAGGGGCCACTCGCTGGCAAACCATTCGCCGCATTGTTTTGAAAGAGGCCTTGCCCGGCATTTTGACCGGCGTCATTCTCGGCCTCGAACGTGCCGCAGGCGAGACGGCTCCCATCCTGTTCACGGGTGCGGCGTTCTTCCTGCCAAGGCTTCCACACTCTCCGTTCGATGCGACCATGGCATTGCCTTATCATCTCTTTGTTATTTCTACACAGGTCCCTGAAATGCCGATCAAGATCCAATATGGTACGGCGCTTGTGTTGTTAGCATTTGTACTCACAATGAATCTGATCGCAACGATCATCCGCTCGAGAGCGAGGGCAAAACGACAATGGTAG